Proteins from one Azospirillum brasilense genomic window:
- a CDS encoding biotin-dependent carboxyltransferase family protein has protein sequence MSASRLTPCLTVVRPGLFATIQDLGRFGHQELGMPVAGALDPIALRLANALVGNPAGTAGVEIALLGPTLKVEADGVRVAVVGPMALSLEREGQSPQPLEPHRSHTLARGDVLKLGAVTGAAVAYLAVAGGFALAPFLGSLSTYVRAGIGPLGGRPLGDGTRLPLNRSDAPPDADVELPEPPDYGGGPVRVVLGPQEDRFTAEAVETFLSAGYRVGKDADRMGLRLDGPTLAHTGSADIPSDGLVTGSIQVPGNGQPILLLNDHQTAGGYAKIATVISADLPRVGRLSPGGALSFRAVTVEEAEAIRRRQEQTIAAWVRAIRPVRPAGGVDLEALYAENLVSGVVDIVNGNGDILNREEMCGRAP, from the coding sequence ATGAGCGCTTCCCGCCTCACGCCCTGTCTCACCGTTGTCCGGCCGGGGTTGTTCGCCACCATCCAGGACCTCGGCCGCTTCGGCCATCAGGAACTCGGCATGCCGGTCGCCGGCGCGCTCGACCCCATTGCCCTGCGCCTCGCCAACGCGCTGGTCGGCAACCCGGCGGGCACGGCGGGGGTGGAGATCGCCCTGCTCGGCCCGACGCTGAAGGTGGAGGCCGACGGCGTGCGCGTCGCCGTCGTCGGCCCCATGGCGCTGAGCCTGGAGCGCGAGGGGCAATCGCCCCAGCCGCTGGAACCCCACCGCAGCCACACGCTGGCGCGCGGCGACGTGCTGAAGCTGGGCGCGGTCACCGGGGCGGCGGTCGCCTATCTGGCGGTGGCCGGCGGCTTCGCGCTGGCCCCCTTCCTGGGCAGCCTGTCCACCTACGTGCGCGCCGGCATCGGGCCGCTCGGCGGCAGGCCGCTGGGCGACGGGACGCGCCTGCCGCTCAACCGCAGCGACGCCCCGCCGGACGCCGACGTGGAGCTGCCGGAGCCGCCGGACTATGGCGGCGGGCCGGTGCGGGTGGTCCTCGGCCCGCAGGAGGACCGTTTCACGGCGGAGGCGGTGGAAACCTTCCTGTCGGCCGGCTACCGCGTCGGCAAGGACGCCGACCGCATGGGCCTGCGGCTCGACGGCCCGACGCTCGCCCACACCGGCTCCGCCGACATCCCGTCGGACGGGCTGGTTACCGGCTCGATCCAGGTGCCGGGCAACGGCCAGCCGATTCTTCTGCTGAACGACCACCAGACGGCGGGCGGCTATGCCAAGATCGCCACGGTGATCTCCGCCGACCTGCCCCGCGTCGGCCGGCTGAGCCCCGGCGGCGCCCTCAGCTTCCGCGCCGTCACGGTGGAGGAGGCGGAGGCCATCCGGCGGCGCCAGGAGCAGACCATCGCCGCCTGGGTTCGTGCCATCCGCCCGGTGCGTCCGGCGGGCGGTGTCGATCTGGAGGCGCTCTACGCGGAAAACCTCGTGTCCGGGGTCGTCGACATCGTCAACGGCAACGGCGACATCCTGAACCGAGAAGAGATGTGCGGGAGGGCACCATGA
- a CDS encoding peptide chain release factor 3 gives MSELLDAVSRRRTFAIIAHPDAGKTTLTEKLLLFGGAIQMAGAVKARGEQRRAKSDWMKVERERGISVTASVMTFDYEGRTFNLLDTPGHEDFSEDTYRTLTAVDSAVMVIDGAKGIESQTLKLFEVCRLRDVPIITFCNKMDREARDPFDLISEIESSLALEVTPASWPIGMGRDFLGCYDLIRDRLILMDRTKGDEIDDGIECNGLDDPRLDDLLPAHAVAKLREEVEMARGLMPPFDLEAYRAGHLTPIYFGSAINNFGVRELLQGLAENAPPPRPQPAEQRSVQPDEGKFSGFVFKVQANMDPNHRDRIAFVRICSGKFKRGAKLKHVRSGKLMAVNNAVLFLARDRELAEEAWPGDIMGIPNHGSLRIGDTLTEGEDLRFTGVPSFAPELLQRVRLEDPMRVKHLRKALEHFAEEGASQVFKPLTGADWVVGVVGQLQFEVLAARIEAEYGLAARFEGAGVDAARWIETDDEDQLKKFLDLNRSAAAEDHDGALVFLARNAWHLNRTQEDFPALRFLKTREQNRKVHTAA, from the coding sequence ATGTCCGAGCTTCTGGACGCTGTTTCCCGGCGTCGAACCTTCGCGATCATCGCGCACCCCGACGCCGGCAAGACCACCCTCACCGAAAAGCTGCTGCTGTTCGGCGGCGCCATCCAGATGGCCGGCGCCGTGAAGGCCCGCGGCGAGCAGCGCCGCGCCAAGTCGGACTGGATGAAGGTGGAGCGCGAGCGCGGCATCTCCGTGACCGCCTCCGTCATGACCTTCGATTACGAAGGGCGCACCTTCAACCTGCTGGACACGCCGGGCCACGAGGACTTCTCGGAGGACACCTACCGGACGCTGACCGCGGTGGACAGCGCCGTCATGGTGATCGACGGCGCGAAGGGCATCGAAAGCCAGACCTTGAAGCTGTTCGAGGTCTGCCGCCTGCGCGACGTGCCGATCATCACCTTCTGCAACAAGATGGACCGCGAGGCCCGCGACCCCTTCGACCTCATCTCCGAGATCGAAAGCTCGCTGGCGCTGGAGGTGACCCCGGCGAGCTGGCCCATCGGCATGGGCCGCGACTTCCTGGGCTGCTACGATCTGATCCGCGACCGCCTGATCCTGATGGATCGCACCAAGGGCGACGAGATCGACGACGGCATCGAGTGCAACGGTCTCGACGACCCGCGCCTCGACGATCTGCTTCCAGCCCACGCGGTGGCGAAGCTGCGCGAGGAGGTGGAGATGGCCCGCGGGCTGATGCCGCCCTTCGACCTGGAGGCCTACCGCGCCGGCCATCTGACGCCGATTTACTTCGGCTCGGCCATCAACAACTTCGGCGTGCGCGAGCTTCTGCAGGGCCTCGCTGAGAACGCCCCGCCGCCGCGCCCCCAGCCGGCGGAGCAGCGCTCCGTGCAGCCCGACGAGGGCAAGTTCAGCGGCTTCGTGTTCAAGGTCCAGGCCAACATGGACCCCAACCACCGCGACCGCATCGCCTTCGTGCGCATCTGCTCGGGCAAGTTCAAGCGCGGTGCCAAGCTGAAGCATGTCCGTTCGGGCAAGCTGATGGCGGTGAACAACGCCGTGCTGTTCCTGGCCCGCGACCGCGAGCTGGCGGAAGAGGCGTGGCCCGGCGACATCATGGGCATCCCGAACCACGGGTCCTTGCGCATCGGCGACACGCTGACCGAGGGCGAGGACCTGCGCTTCACCGGCGTGCCGAGCTTCGCACCGGAACTGCTGCAGCGCGTCCGGCTGGAAGACCCGATGCGCGTGAAGCACCTGCGCAAGGCGCTGGAGCATTTCGCGGAGGAAGGCGCCTCCCAGGTGTTCAAGCCGCTGACCGGGGCGGATTGGGTGGTCGGCGTGGTCGGCCAGCTGCAGTTCGAGGTGCTGGCCGCCCGCATCGAGGCGGAATACGGTCTCGCCGCCCGCTTCGAGGGAGCGGGTGTGGACGCCGCCCGCTGGATCGAGACGGACGACGAGGACCAACTCAAGAAGTTCCTCGACCTCAATCGCTCGGCAGCGGCGGAGGACCATGATGGGGCGCTGGTGTTCCTCGCCCGCAACGCTTGGCACCTGAACCGCACGCAGGAGGATTTTCCGGCCCTGCGCTTCTTGAAGACCCGCGAGCAAAACCGCAAGGTGCACACTGCGGCGTAA
- a CDS encoding LamB/YcsF family protein yields the protein MTITVNLNADLGEGFGAYDIGDDDTMLGIVASANIACGFHAGDPLVMTRTVRNAVAKGVSLGAHPSYPDLQGFGRRPLRMSAAEVEAMVAYQIGALMGIAATAGGSVTHVKAHGALNNMAAVDEGLALAIGRAIKGVDPNLIYLATAGSEMARAGRTLGLPTAEEVFADRAYDDNGNLVPRGQPGAMVHDPDVAAANVLRMLEEGVILSVTGTRIPCTVHSVCVHGDEPSAVAMAGNLRRTLEAKGVRIVPLPELRDRF from the coding sequence ATGACCATCACCGTGAACCTGAACGCCGACCTGGGCGAGGGTTTCGGCGCCTACGACATCGGCGACGACGACACGATGCTCGGCATCGTAGCCTCTGCCAACATCGCCTGCGGCTTCCATGCGGGCGACCCGCTGGTGATGACGCGGACCGTCCGGAACGCGGTGGCGAAGGGCGTCAGCCTGGGCGCCCACCCCTCCTACCCCGATCTCCAGGGCTTCGGGCGCCGTCCCCTGCGCATGTCGGCGGCAGAGGTCGAGGCAATGGTCGCCTATCAGATCGGCGCGCTGATGGGCATCGCCGCCACCGCCGGCGGTTCGGTCACCCATGTGAAGGCGCACGGCGCGCTGAACAACATGGCGGCGGTGGACGAGGGGCTGGCCCTGGCGATCGGGCGGGCGATCAAGGGCGTCGATCCCAACCTGATCTATCTCGCCACCGCCGGGTCGGAAATGGCTCGGGCCGGGCGGACGCTGGGCCTGCCCACGGCGGAGGAGGTCTTTGCCGACCGCGCCTACGACGACAACGGCAACCTCGTGCCGCGCGGTCAGCCCGGCGCGATGGTGCATGACCCGGACGTGGCGGCCGCCAACGTCCTGCGCATGCTGGAGGAGGGCGTGATCCTGTCGGTCACCGGCACGCGCATCCCCTGCACCGTCCATTCCGTCTGCGTCCATGGCGACGAACCGAGCGCCGTTGCCATGGCCGGAAACCTGCGCCGCACCCTGGAGGCCAAGGGCGTCCGCATCGTCCCCCTGCCGGAACTGCGCGACCGGTTCTAG
- a CDS encoding response regulator: MPDPVTAPLHVLVAEDEALAAMALEDFLSRKGYRVTLAQDGQEGLERYSADPADLVITDLRMPRMDGRALIRELRIKAAGLPILVMTGFLSMETGEDDLTSDRWQPLVVLRKPVSPQVILDTLANLAQAAKLRPA, translated from the coding sequence ATGCCTGACCCCGTCACCGCTCCGTTGCATGTTCTGGTGGCCGAGGACGAAGCCTTGGCCGCCATGGCGTTGGAGGATTTTCTTTCCCGCAAGGGATACCGCGTGACCCTGGCCCAGGACGGGCAGGAGGGGTTGGAGCGCTACAGCGCCGACCCCGCCGACCTCGTCATCACCGATCTGCGCATGCCGCGTATGGACGGCCGAGCCCTGATCCGCGAGCTGAGGATCAAGGCCGCCGGACTGCCGATCCTGGTGATGACCGGCTTCCTGTCGATGGAGACGGGGGAGGACGACCTGACGTCCGACCGATGGCAACCACTGGTGGTGTTGCGCAAGCCGGTCAGTCCTCAGGTCATCCTGGACACGCTCGCCAACCTCGCCCAGGCGGCGAAGCTGCGGCCTGCATGA
- the pxpB gene encoding 5-oxoprolinase subunit PxpB yields MNVRFTTAGDTAFNVEFGEGIDRPTNARVMALHARLKAAAPPGLVETVPTFRSLQVVYDPAATSRREVQAAVEAELAHAGEAPVEGTLWRLPVCYDPDLGPDLAELSASLGLTAEQLIALHGSTEYFVYMLGFMPGFAYMGDLPAELEKPRRSEPRVRVPAGSVATAGRLTTVYPWESPGGWHLIGRCPVPLYDGSRPSPVLLAAGDRVRFEAVDRTRFDALSAEAAAGRFDPDTLRATS; encoded by the coding sequence ATGAACGTCCGTTTCACCACGGCGGGCGACACGGCCTTCAACGTGGAGTTCGGCGAGGGCATCGACCGCCCCACCAACGCCCGCGTCATGGCTCTGCACGCCCGCCTGAAGGCCGCCGCCCCGCCGGGTCTGGTGGAGACGGTACCGACCTTCCGCTCGCTCCAGGTCGTCTACGACCCGGCGGCAACCAGCCGCCGGGAGGTCCAGGCCGCCGTCGAGGCGGAGCTGGCCCACGCCGGGGAGGCGCCGGTCGAAGGCACCCTGTGGCGCCTGCCCGTCTGCTACGATCCCGATCTGGGGCCGGACCTTGCGGAACTGTCCGCGTCGCTCGGCCTGACGGCGGAGCAACTGATCGCCCTGCACGGATCGACGGAATATTTCGTCTACATGCTGGGCTTCATGCCGGGCTTCGCCTACATGGGCGACCTGCCGGCGGAGCTGGAGAAGCCGCGGCGCAGCGAGCCGCGGGTCCGCGTGCCGGCGGGGTCGGTCGCCACCGCCGGGCGGCTGACCACCGTCTATCCGTGGGAGAGCCCCGGCGGCTGGCATCTGATCGGGCGCTGTCCGGTGCCGCTCTACGACGGCTCCCGCCCCTCCCCGGTCTTGCTCGCCGCGGGCGACCGGGTGCGGTTCGAGGCGGTGGACCGCACCCGCTTCGACGCCCTGTCGGCCGAGGCCGCCGCCGGCCGCTTCGATCCCGACACGCTGAGGGCCACGTCATGA
- a CDS encoding glycogen/starch/alpha-glucan phosphorylase — MDARYKSREIERRSLDVDGLKRSFLEWLVYSVGKDARAATRRDWFHTVALAVRDRLVDRWMDTTRTYYQQDAKRVYYLSLEFLIGRLLTNSLANLGITDQCRQALDRIGLNLDDVVEAEPDAALGNGGLGRLAACFLDSMASEALPGYGYGIRYEFGLFEQRFEHGWQVEYPEQWLQFGNPWEFPRPEVLYPVQFYGRVEEFRDSVGERAYRWVDAERVLAMAYDTPVVGYGGDTINTLRLWSARATRDFNFGHFNDGAYMKAVEQKVLTENLSRVLYPNDATEGGKELRLKQEYFFTSASLQDILRRYLQHHSNFDSLPDKAAIQLNDTHPAIGIAELMRLLVDQHGVTWDKAWDITRATFSYTNHTLLPEALEAWPVRMMERVLPRHMQIIYEINAKFLNRSKARAAGDNGRLSRLSLIDERGDRRVRMGNLAFLGSHKVNGVSALHTELMKQTVFADFHAEFPERINNKTNGITPRRWLHQANQPLAALITSRIGNGWIKDLSQISALAEKADDLVFREEFRRAKRKNKKRLAAYIARQTGVDVQVDSLFDVQVKRMHEYKRQLLNILQAIALYNEMRDNPTVSWVPVTKIFAGKAAPSYHMAKLIIKLINDVAKVVNHDPSVHDNLKIVLLPNYNVTAAEIIMPAADLSEQISTAGMEASGTGNMKLALNGALTIGTLDGANVEIREHVGEDNIFIFGLTAEEVNDLRASGGFNPRDVIASNPSLKRALDMISTGVFSPDDPHRYHPILQALTDGGDHFLVTADFSDYCQAQQAAMDLYRDQEEWTRKAILNTANMGWFSSDRTIMEYATEIWDVHPVKPEHPAETET, encoded by the coding sequence ATGGACGCTCGGTATAAGTCCCGCGAGATCGAACGCCGCAGTCTGGATGTCGACGGGCTGAAGCGCTCGTTTCTGGAGTGGCTGGTTTATTCCGTCGGCAAGGACGCGCGGGCGGCGACCCGGCGCGACTGGTTCCACACCGTGGCGCTCGCCGTGCGCGACCGCCTCGTGGACCGCTGGATGGACACGACGCGGACCTATTACCAGCAGGACGCCAAGCGCGTTTACTACCTCTCGCTGGAATTTCTGATCGGCCGCCTGCTGACGAACAGCCTCGCCAATCTCGGCATCACCGACCAGTGCCGTCAGGCGCTCGACCGCATCGGCCTGAACCTCGACGACGTGGTGGAGGCTGAGCCGGACGCGGCGCTCGGCAACGGCGGCCTCGGCCGTCTGGCCGCCTGCTTCCTCGACAGCATGGCGTCGGAAGCGCTGCCCGGCTACGGCTACGGCATCCGCTACGAGTTCGGCCTGTTCGAGCAGCGCTTCGAGCACGGCTGGCAGGTCGAGTATCCGGAGCAGTGGCTGCAGTTCGGCAACCCGTGGGAATTCCCGCGCCCGGAGGTGCTGTACCCCGTCCAGTTTTATGGCCGCGTCGAGGAGTTCCGGGATTCGGTGGGCGAGCGCGCCTACCGCTGGGTCGACGCCGAGCGCGTGCTGGCCATGGCCTACGACACGCCGGTGGTCGGCTACGGCGGCGACACGATCAACACGCTCCGCCTGTGGTCGGCCCGCGCCACGCGCGACTTCAACTTCGGCCATTTCAACGACGGCGCCTACATGAAGGCGGTCGAGCAGAAGGTGCTGACCGAGAATCTGAGCCGCGTCCTCTACCCGAACGACGCGACGGAGGGCGGCAAGGAGCTGCGGCTGAAGCAGGAGTATTTCTTCACCTCCGCCTCGCTGCAGGACATCCTGCGCCGCTATCTGCAGCACCATTCCAATTTCGACAGCCTGCCGGACAAGGCGGCCATCCAGCTCAACGACACGCACCCGGCCATCGGCATCGCCGAGCTGATGCGTCTGCTGGTGGACCAGCACGGCGTGACCTGGGACAAGGCGTGGGACATCACCCGTGCGACCTTCTCCTACACCAACCACACGCTGCTGCCGGAGGCGCTGGAGGCGTGGCCGGTGCGCATGATGGAGCGCGTGCTGCCGCGCCACATGCAGATCATCTACGAGATCAACGCCAAGTTCCTGAACCGCTCCAAGGCGCGGGCGGCGGGGGATAACGGGCGGCTGTCCCGCCTGTCGCTGATCGACGAGCGCGGCGACCGCCGGGTGCGCATGGGCAATCTGGCCTTCCTCGGCTCGCACAAGGTCAACGGCGTGTCGGCCCTGCACACCGAGCTGATGAAGCAGACCGTCTTCGCCGACTTCCACGCGGAGTTCCCGGAGCGCATCAACAACAAGACCAACGGCATCACGCCGCGCCGCTGGCTGCATCAGGCGAACCAGCCGCTGGCCGCGCTGATCACCAGCCGCATCGGCAACGGTTGGATCAAGGACCTCAGCCAGATCAGCGCGCTGGCCGAGAAGGCTGATGATCTGGTCTTCCGCGAGGAGTTCCGCCGCGCCAAGCGCAAGAACAAGAAGCGGCTGGCCGCCTATATCGCGCGCCAGACCGGGGTGGACGTGCAGGTCGACAGCCTGTTCGACGTGCAGGTCAAGCGCATGCACGAGTACAAGCGCCAACTCCTGAACATCCTCCAGGCGATCGCGCTGTACAACGAGATGCGCGACAACCCGACCGTATCCTGGGTGCCGGTGACCAAGATCTTCGCCGGCAAGGCGGCGCCGAGCTATCACATGGCGAAGCTCATCATCAAGCTCATCAACGATGTGGCGAAGGTGGTGAACCATGACCCGTCGGTGCACGACAACCTGAAGATCGTGCTGCTGCCGAACTACAACGTGACGGCGGCGGAGATCATCATGCCGGCGGCCGACCTGTCGGAGCAGATCTCCACCGCGGGCATGGAGGCGTCGGGCACCGGCAACATGAAGCTGGCCCTGAACGGCGCGCTGACCATCGGCACGCTGGATGGCGCCAACGTCGAGATCCGCGAGCATGTGGGCGAGGACAACATCTTCATCTTCGGCCTGACCGCGGAGGAGGTGAACGACCTGCGGGCCAGCGGCGGCTTCAACCCGCGCGACGTCATCGCGTCGAACCCCAGCCTGAAGCGGGCTCTGGACATGATCTCCACCGGCGTCTTCTCGCCGGACGATCCCCACCGTTACCACCCGATCCTCCAGGCGCTGACCGACGGCGGCGACCATTTCCTGGTGACAGCGGATTTCTCCGACTATTGCCAGGCGCAGCAGGCGGCCATGGACCTCTACCGCGACCAGGAGGAATGGACGCGCAAGGCCATCCTGAACACGGCCAACATGGGCTGGTTCTCCTCCGACCGCACCATCATGGAATACGCGACGGAGATCTGGGACGTGCATCCCGTGAAGCCGGAGCATCCCGCCGAAACCGAGACCTGA
- a CDS encoding aspartate-semialdehyde dehydrogenase, which produces MSTSSPSPRRVAIVGATGAVGREMVDVLHRRSFPVAELGLFASERSAGRTVETPFGEKTLVAFDVEKVKGYDIVLLAVSGDFAKEHAPAIAAGGALVIDNSSAFRYDDNVPLIVPEINAHAMGDAKLVANPNCTTAIAVVALGPLHKAFGLRRVIVSTYQATSGAGAEGMAELEEQTRNQLDGKPVVNSVFRHPIPFNLIPQIDAFQENGYTKEEMKVTWETRKILEIPDLPVSCTAVRIPTYRAHSEAITVETLSPVTPDAARAVLADAPGVVVKDVPADGVYPMPINATGQFDVEVGRIRTSLIFGDHGLDLFVCGDQLLKGAALNAVQIAELSL; this is translated from the coding sequence ATGAGCACCTCTTCCCCTTCTCCCCGCCGCGTTGCCATCGTTGGTGCCACGGGCGCCGTCGGCCGCGAGATGGTCGATGTTCTTCACCGCCGTTCGTTCCCGGTCGCGGAACTCGGCCTGTTCGCGTCGGAGCGCAGCGCCGGCCGCACGGTCGAGACCCCGTTCGGCGAGAAGACCCTCGTGGCGTTCGACGTCGAGAAGGTGAAGGGTTACGACATCGTCCTGCTCGCCGTGTCCGGTGATTTCGCCAAGGAGCACGCGCCGGCCATCGCCGCCGGCGGGGCGCTGGTGATCGACAACTCCTCGGCCTTCCGCTACGACGACAACGTCCCGCTGATCGTGCCGGAGATCAACGCCCACGCCATGGGCGACGCCAAGCTGGTCGCGAACCCGAACTGCACGACCGCCATCGCCGTCGTGGCGCTCGGGCCCCTGCACAAGGCGTTCGGCCTTCGCCGTGTCATCGTCTCCACCTATCAGGCGACCAGCGGCGCCGGTGCGGAGGGCATGGCCGAGCTTGAGGAGCAGACCCGCAACCAGCTCGACGGCAAGCCGGTCGTCAACAGCGTGTTCCGTCACCCGATCCCCTTCAACCTGATCCCCCAGATCGACGCCTTCCAGGAGAACGGCTACACGAAGGAGGAGATGAAGGTGACCTGGGAGACCCGGAAGATCCTGGAGATCCCGGACCTGCCGGTGAGCTGCACGGCGGTGCGCATCCCGACCTACCGCGCCCATTCCGAGGCGATCACCGTGGAGACGCTGTCCCCGGTCACCCCGGACGCTGCCCGCGCCGTGCTGGCCGACGCGCCGGGCGTGGTGGTGAAGGACGTGCCGGCCGACGGCGTCTACCCGATGCCGATCAACGCCACGGGCCAGTTCGACGTCGAGGTCGGCCGCATCCGCACCAGCCTGATCTTCGGCGACCACGGCCTCGACCTGTTCGTCTGTGGCGACCAGCTCCTGAAGGGTGCTGCGCTCAACGCCGTCCAGATTGCGGAACTCAGCCTGTAA
- a CDS encoding PAS domain-containing sensor histidine kinase, whose translation MFGGVEAFFDTSAYLPHGVCLFWRPEILTLHIVSDVLTGLSYYSIPVALLYFVVKRRDVAFTWIVWLFAAFILACGTTHFFSLWTLWYPDYAVEGIVKALTAMVSVLTAVALWVQMPKALALPSATQLADANGALQREIEIRRQAELRYASFFNNLAEGLFVVTVLPDGDFAFDTLNPAHARGTGIDPETIRGRLVREAVPPETAAAVIERYSACVAAGGPIDYEETLDLPVGRRTWHTVLVPVRGEGGEVVQILGSSRDITDRKRLQEELVQTSKLATLGTLAAGMAHEMSQPLNIIRIWAENALSRLRDGDTDTARLDKVLTIMSDQAERMGRIIDHMRTFSRRDGATQRFDPAASVRSAVELVSNQFALENIEVVSDVPAIDCVTRGRPLQLEQVLVNLLSNARDAILEWRADPDGSPAAGRIAIGMRCDMTAGRAVITITDDGGGIDPDILPRIFDPFFTTKEVGKGSGLGLSIGYGIIDSMGGRIDAANVTQDDGSRGVRFTITVPVSHPSIQDVERAHA comes from the coding sequence ATGTTCGGTGGCGTGGAAGCCTTCTTCGACACCAGCGCGTACTTGCCTCACGGCGTGTGCCTGTTCTGGCGTCCGGAAATCCTGACCCTGCACATCGTGTCCGATGTGTTAACCGGCCTCTCCTATTATTCGATTCCGGTGGCGCTGCTTTATTTCGTTGTGAAGCGCCGCGACGTGGCCTTCACTTGGATCGTCTGGCTGTTCGCCGCCTTCATCCTGGCCTGCGGCACGACGCATTTCTTCAGCCTGTGGACCTTGTGGTATCCCGACTATGCCGTGGAAGGCATCGTCAAGGCGCTGACCGCAATGGTGTCGGTGCTGACCGCCGTCGCCTTGTGGGTGCAGATGCCCAAGGCTCTCGCTTTGCCCAGCGCCACCCAGCTCGCCGACGCCAACGGAGCCCTTCAGCGCGAGATCGAGATCCGGCGTCAGGCCGAGCTGCGCTACGCCAGCTTCTTCAACAATCTGGCGGAGGGGCTGTTCGTCGTCACGGTGCTGCCGGACGGTGACTTCGCCTTCGACACGCTGAACCCCGCCCACGCGCGGGGGACGGGAATCGACCCGGAGACCATCCGCGGCCGGCTGGTCCGCGAGGCCGTTCCGCCGGAGACTGCCGCGGCGGTGATCGAACGCTACAGCGCCTGCGTCGCTGCGGGCGGCCCGATCGATTACGAGGAGACGCTGGACCTTCCGGTCGGACGGCGCACGTGGCACACCGTCCTGGTGCCGGTGCGCGGCGAGGGAGGGGAGGTGGTCCAGATTCTGGGCAGCTCCCGCGACATCACCGACCGCAAGAGGCTTCAGGAGGAGCTGGTCCAGACCTCCAAGCTGGCGACCCTGGGCACGCTTGCCGCCGGCATGGCCCATGAGATGAGCCAACCCCTGAACATCATCCGGATCTGGGCCGAGAACGCCCTGTCCCGCCTGCGCGACGGCGACACCGACACCGCGCGCCTGGACAAGGTGCTGACCATCATGTCGGACCAGGCGGAGCGCATGGGCCGCATCATCGACCATATGCGCACCTTCAGCCGCCGCGACGGCGCCACCCAGCGCTTCGACCCCGCGGCCAGCGTCCGCTCCGCCGTCGAGTTGGTGTCCAACCAGTTCGCCTTGGAAAACATCGAGGTCGTGAGCGACGTCCCGGCCATCGACTGCGTCACGCGCGGCCGTCCCCTGCAACTGGAGCAGGTGCTGGTCAATCTGCTGTCCAACGCGCGCGATGCGATTCTGGAATGGCGCGCCGACCCCGACGGGTCGCCCGCTGCCGGCCGGATTGCCATCGGGATGCGTTGCGACATGACCGCCGGGCGGGCCGTCATCACCATCACCGACGACGGCGGCGGCATCGACCCGGACATCCTGCCGCGCATCTTTGACCCCTTCTTCACGACCAAGGAAGTGGGGAAGGGGTCGGGCCTCGGACTGTCGATCGGCTATGGCATCATCGACTCCATGGGGGGCCGGATCGATGCGGCGAATGTGACCCAAGACGATGGAAGCCGCGGCGTCCGTTTCACCATCACCGTTCCGGTGTCCCATCCCTCCATTCAGGACGTGGAGCGCGCTCATGCCTGA